A section of the Etheostoma cragini isolate CJK2018 chromosome 12, CSU_Ecrag_1.0, whole genome shotgun sequence genome encodes:
- the cdc7 gene encoding cell division cycle 7-related protein kinase isoform X1, whose protein sequence is MELSPVCTEGISLAGCIKSERGHRRSKVSRDVEIDIDILYQAVPQLAKVFRIIEKIGEGTFSSVYLGEAQMRDGRKEMFALKHLIPTSHPTRIAAELQCLTVAGGRENVMGVTYCFRKEDHVVIVMPYMEHQAIVDIIGSLSFEEVRLYIYHLLKALRHIHQFGIIHRDIKPNNFLYNRNSKMYALVDFGLAQGTADTQIELLKVVRQRPSQNGGGSTGKQDTTQWSKAPPRLPPTTTTASTSLPRPPRQSTTLPSSSSSFSSTTTSSSASRKALVKKARSVTTSTSRTKHTKDLAGLRKVQRPVFGERNLNSCTPAPSTTKQPVIKPELLKLGKTEDPATRRCSSTTRGPLPVRTQSSSQKPQRTVLQGLTCSCYLTDRVCNICMSRKQQVAPRAGTPGFRAPEVLTKCPNQGTAIDVWSAGVILLSLLSGRYPLFKASDDLIALTQIMTIRGSRETIQAAKAFGKAVVCSRELPRQDLRTLCETLRGRRPASDEVTPLAEANKDSTAACHHKIQDDTPTHRPTKGTLKQPKDEAGEKPWSLSSALTNPQQRIGNTETTRLAKQNSGTDCKVKEDEQGWDRVPDEAYNLLDRLLDLNPATRITAAQALQHPLFKDL, encoded by the exons ATGGAGTTGTCGCCTGTCTGCACTGAAGGCATCAGCTTAGCCGGATGTATTAAATCTGAGAGAGGTCACAGGAGAAGCAAAGTCTCAA GGGATGTGGAGATAGACATCGACATCCTCTACCAAGCTGTCCCTCAGCTGGCCAAAGTTTTTCGCATCATAGAAAAAATCGGAGAAG GTACGTTCAGCTCTGTGTACCTGGGTGAGGCTCAGATGCGGGATGGGAGGAAAGAGATGTTTGCCCTGAAGCACCTCATCCCAACCAGCCATCCTACACGCATTGCTGCTGAGCTTCAGTGTCTCACTGTTGCTGG aggcagagagaatgTAATGGGGGTGACATACTGCTTCAGGAAGGAGGACCACGTGGTGATTGTCATGCCCTATATGGAGCATCAAGCTATTGTG GACATCATTGGCTCATTGAGCTTTGAAGAGGTCCGTCTGTACATCTATCACCTTTTGAAGGCACTGAGACACATCCATCAGTTTGGTATCATTCACCGAGACATCAAACCAAACAACTTCCTCTACAACAGGAACAGCAAAAT gtatgcGCTGGTGGACTTTGGCCTGGCTCAGGGTACAGCGGACACCCAGATTGAGTTGCTGAAGGTTGTGAGGCAGAGGCCATCACAAAACGGTGGAGGGTCCACAGGGAAACAAGACACCACACAGTGGAGCAAAGCACCTCCTAGGCTccctcccaccaccaccacagccTCCACCTCACTACCTCGTCCCCCACGGCAGTCCACAACATtgccatcttcctcctcctctttttcctccacCACCACATCCTCCTCAGCCTCTCGGAAAGCACTAGTTAAAAAAGCACGTTCCgtcaccacctccacctctcgCACAAAGCACACTAAG GACTTGGCAGGACTACGCAAAGTGCAGCGGCCTGTGTTTGGAGAGAGGAACCTGAACAGCTGCACTCCAGCTCCATCCACCACCAAACAACCTGTCATTAAGCCAGAG CTGTTAAAGCTCGGCAAAACCGAGGACCCAGCCACCCGAAGGTGCTCTTCAACCACCCGGGGCCCGCTGCCTGTCAGGACCCAGAGCAGCAGTCAGAAACCCCAGAGGACCGTACTGCAGGGCCTCACCTGTAGCTGCTACCTGACTGACCGTGTCTGCAACATCTGCATGTCTAG GAAGCAGCAGGTGGCCCCCAGGGCTGGAACACCGGGCTTCAGAGCTCCAGAAGTCCTCACAAAGTGTCCCAACCAAGGAACAG CCATAGACGTGTGGTCAGCTGGTGTGATCCTGCTCTCACTGCTCAGTGGCCGTTACCCGCTCTTCAAAGCCAGCGATGACTTGATCGCCCTCACTCAGATCATGACCATACGAGGCTCCAGGGAGACCATCCAGGCTGCCAAGGCATTTG GTAAGGCAGTGGTGTGCAGTCGGGAGCTACCTCGGCAGGACCTCAGGACACTGTGCGAGACGCTGAGAGGACGGAGGCCTGCATCAGATGAAGTCACACCGCTAGCTGAAGCCAACAAAGACTCCACCGCCGCCTGTCATCACAAGATCCAAGATGATACGCCCACACATCGTCCCACTAAAGGAACTTTGAAGCAACCCAAAGATGAAGCAGGTGAAAAACCTTGGTCTCTCTCTTCTGCTCTCACAAACCCCCAGCAACGTATAGGGAACACAGAAACCACTCGCCTCGCTAAGCAGAACTCAGGGACAGACTGCAAGGTGAAGGAAGATGAGCAGGGCTGGGACAGAGTCCCTGATGAGGCTTACAACCTGCTGGACCGGCTGCTGGACCTGAACCCTGCCACCAGGATCACAGCCGCTCAGGCCCTGCAGCACCCTCTGTTCAAAGACCTGTGA
- the cdc7 gene encoding cell division cycle 7-related protein kinase isoform X2 has protein sequence MELSPVCTEGISLAGCIKSERGHRRSKVSRDVEIDIDILYQAVPQLAKVFRIIEKIGEGTFSSVYLGEAQMRDGRKEMFALKHLIPTSHPTRIAAELQCLTVAGGRENVMGVTYCFRKEDHVVIVMPYMEHQAIVDIIGSLSFEEVRLYIYHLLKALRHIHQFGIIHRDIKPNNFLYNRNSKMYALVDFGLAQGTADTQIELLKDLAGLRKVQRPVFGERNLNSCTPAPSTTKQPVIKPELLKLGKTEDPATRRCSSTTRGPLPVRTQSSSQKPQRTVLQGLTCSCYLTDRVCNICMSRKQQVAPRAGTPGFRAPEVLTKCPNQGTAIDVWSAGVILLSLLSGRYPLFKASDDLIALTQIMTIRGSRETIQAAKAFGKAVVCSRELPRQDLRTLCETLRGRRPASDEVTPLAEANKDSTAACHHKIQDDTPTHRPTKGTLKQPKDEAGEKPWSLSSALTNPQQRIGNTETTRLAKQNSGTDCKVKEDEQGWDRVPDEAYNLLDRLLDLNPATRITAAQALQHPLFKDL, from the exons ATGGAGTTGTCGCCTGTCTGCACTGAAGGCATCAGCTTAGCCGGATGTATTAAATCTGAGAGAGGTCACAGGAGAAGCAAAGTCTCAA GGGATGTGGAGATAGACATCGACATCCTCTACCAAGCTGTCCCTCAGCTGGCCAAAGTTTTTCGCATCATAGAAAAAATCGGAGAAG GTACGTTCAGCTCTGTGTACCTGGGTGAGGCTCAGATGCGGGATGGGAGGAAAGAGATGTTTGCCCTGAAGCACCTCATCCCAACCAGCCATCCTACACGCATTGCTGCTGAGCTTCAGTGTCTCACTGTTGCTGG aggcagagagaatgTAATGGGGGTGACATACTGCTTCAGGAAGGAGGACCACGTGGTGATTGTCATGCCCTATATGGAGCATCAAGCTATTGTG GACATCATTGGCTCATTGAGCTTTGAAGAGGTCCGTCTGTACATCTATCACCTTTTGAAGGCACTGAGACACATCCATCAGTTTGGTATCATTCACCGAGACATCAAACCAAACAACTTCCTCTACAACAGGAACAGCAAAAT gtatgcGCTGGTGGACTTTGGCCTGGCTCAGGGTACAGCGGACACCCAGATTGAGTTGCTGAAG GACTTGGCAGGACTACGCAAAGTGCAGCGGCCTGTGTTTGGAGAGAGGAACCTGAACAGCTGCACTCCAGCTCCATCCACCACCAAACAACCTGTCATTAAGCCAGAG CTGTTAAAGCTCGGCAAAACCGAGGACCCAGCCACCCGAAGGTGCTCTTCAACCACCCGGGGCCCGCTGCCTGTCAGGACCCAGAGCAGCAGTCAGAAACCCCAGAGGACCGTACTGCAGGGCCTCACCTGTAGCTGCTACCTGACTGACCGTGTCTGCAACATCTGCATGTCTAG GAAGCAGCAGGTGGCCCCCAGGGCTGGAACACCGGGCTTCAGAGCTCCAGAAGTCCTCACAAAGTGTCCCAACCAAGGAACAG CCATAGACGTGTGGTCAGCTGGTGTGATCCTGCTCTCACTGCTCAGTGGCCGTTACCCGCTCTTCAAAGCCAGCGATGACTTGATCGCCCTCACTCAGATCATGACCATACGAGGCTCCAGGGAGACCATCCAGGCTGCCAAGGCATTTG GTAAGGCAGTGGTGTGCAGTCGGGAGCTACCTCGGCAGGACCTCAGGACACTGTGCGAGACGCTGAGAGGACGGAGGCCTGCATCAGATGAAGTCACACCGCTAGCTGAAGCCAACAAAGACTCCACCGCCGCCTGTCATCACAAGATCCAAGATGATACGCCCACACATCGTCCCACTAAAGGAACTTTGAAGCAACCCAAAGATGAAGCAGGTGAAAAACCTTGGTCTCTCTCTTCTGCTCTCACAAACCCCCAGCAACGTATAGGGAACACAGAAACCACTCGCCTCGCTAAGCAGAACTCAGGGACAGACTGCAAGGTGAAGGAAGATGAGCAGGGCTGGGACAGAGTCCCTGATGAGGCTTACAACCTGCTGGACCGGCTGCTGGACCTGAACCCTGCCACCAGGATCACAGCCGCTCAGGCCCTGCAGCACCCTCTGTTCAAAGACCTGTGA